A genomic region of candidate division TA06 bacterium contains the following coding sequences:
- a CDS encoding nucleotide exchange factor GrpE, with product MKKLDKSKPRPVKKVSTKKASSKKAVSKKVAAQKAKKEKKPRREPAKEMEMRKLRNELKKEQEASKDYRDKCLRALADLANYRKRVRQERQIASEASNDRLIYEILPVLDNFERALGPANPKDGESFKQGIELIYNMLRAVLEQAGVKDFCSVGEEFNPARHEAIYALESEDHPAQTIINEIQKGYMRNARLLRPAQVTVSKGCPQTPDQEAEDADESQKDE from the coding sequence ATGAAAAAACTTGACAAGAGCAAACCCAGACCTGTGAAGAAAGTCTCTACCAAGAAGGCTTCTTCGAAGAAGGCCGTTTCCAAGAAGGTCGCTGCGCAGAAAGCAAAGAAGGAGAAGAAACCCAGGAGGGAGCCGGCCAAGGAGATGGAGATGAGAAAGCTGCGAAACGAGCTCAAGAAAGAGCAAGAGGCATCTAAAGACTATCGTGATAAGTGCTTACGGGCTTTGGCTGACCTAGCTAACTATCGCAAGAGGGTAAGACAAGAACGCCAAATAGCTTCCGAGGCCTCGAATGATAGGCTGATCTATGAGATACTTCCCGTACTTGACAATTTCGAGCGCGCTCTTGGTCCAGCAAATCCCAAGGACGGGGAGTCGTTCAAGCAGGGGATCGAACTCATCTACAACATGCTCAGGGCTGTCCTGGAACAAGCAGGTGTAAAGGACTTCTGCTCAGTTGGGGAGGAGTTCAATCCCGCAAGACATGAGGCAATCTACGCGCTTGAGTCCGAGGACCATCCGGCGCAAACAATCATTAACGAAATTCAAAAGGGTTATATGAGAAATGCCCGGTTGCTCAGGCCGGCTCAAGTAACTGTATCAAAAGGCTGTCCGCAGACTCCAGATCAGGAAGCAGAGGACGCGGATGAGTCACAGAAGGATGAGTAA
- the lepB gene encoding signal peptidase I gives MRFFKRRPRRRKSPLRDWFESIVIAIISALILRAFVVQAFKIPSGSMEKTLLVGDFLLVNKFLYGTKKGDVLIVNFLREGGLGKILGLPKGHSRFLDGRILPIRQPKRGDIIVFRYPFENRDFIKRCIGLPGDTVEVKDKMVYVNGAAIEEPYVTHTDRYVTPGLTLDNENYQEAWQSGQFIHIGRLCRDNFGPVEVPQDSYFMMGDNRDNSEDSRFWGPLHNRFIKGKAVILYWSWKKWTPLWRFWHKIRWRRIGKLIK, from the coding sequence ATGCGGTTTTTCAAACGGAGGCCCAGGCGGAGGAAATCGCCACTTAGAGATTGGTTTGAATCAATAGTCATCGCAATCATAAGTGCTCTCATACTGAGGGCCTTTGTGGTTCAGGCTTTCAAGATTCCATCGGGCTCCATGGAAAAGACTCTGCTCGTTGGAGATTTTCTCTTGGTGAACAAGTTCCTTTACGGGACAAAAAAGGGTGACGTTCTCATCGTCAATTTCTTGCGAGAAGGAGGACTTGGAAAGATACTCGGTCTACCCAAAGGTCATAGTCGATTCTTAGATGGCAGGATACTACCGATTCGGCAGCCTAAGAGGGGAGACATAATCGTTTTCAGATATCCTTTTGAGAATCGAGATTTCATAAAGCGGTGCATCGGATTACCTGGCGATACCGTTGAGGTTAAAGACAAGATGGTGTACGTAAACGGAGCTGCCATAGAAGAACCATATGTTACTCACACAGACCGCTATGTGACGCCCGGTCTGACCCTTGACAATGAGAATTACCAGGAAGCGTGGCAATCCGGCCAGTTCATCCACATAGGCAGGCTGTGCAGGGACAATTTTGGCCCGGTTGAGGTTCCACAAGACAGTTATTTCATGATGGGGGACAACAGAGACAACTCGGAGGACTCAAGATTCTGGGGCCCACTCCACAACAGATTCATCAAGGGTAAAGCGGTGATCCTGTACTGGTCGTGGAAGAAATGGACCCCACTCTGGAGGTTCTGGCATAAGATTAGGTGGAGACGCATAGGTAAATTGATAAAATAA
- a CDS encoding PorV/PorQ family protein — MKTLTISILFVFTAGSVFAASGAGTAAFNFLKIGIGPRALGMGGAYTAVADDATSIHWNPAGLTEMEGAKLAFGYTKYMAGINSGFLAYAKPMGVNSYLGAMINGFYVGGLTRTDENNIELGEFGSSMLVPRVAYARRLSENLSAGVAVKLIYQSIDTFNSYGMALDVGGSYAPTEVPYSFAVVVQNLGQQLKAFVEEKDLPPITAKVGGVYRHREAPFLVGLDAGKSIDSDIFFSLGAEYWVNEMLGLRFGYYSLGRDLHSGSDADILGGLSFGLGLKWKKYDLDYALVPKVDFGYVHRLSISLDM, encoded by the coding sequence ATGAAAACCCTGACGATCTCAATTCTTTTTGTGTTCACGGCGGGGTCTGTTTTTGCAGCATCTGGGGCAGGGACCGCCGCATTCAACTTCCTCAAGATAGGCATTGGGCCGCGTGCTCTCGGCATGGGCGGTGCCTATACTGCAGTGGCAGATGATGCTACTTCCATCCACTGGAATCCGGCTGGGCTTACGGAGATGGAAGGCGCTAAACTAGCATTCGGCTACACCAAGTACATGGCTGGTATCAACTCCGGTTTCCTGGCATATGCAAAACCAATGGGCGTCAACTCATACCTTGGAGCCATGATCAATGGCTTCTATGTTGGTGGTTTAACCAGGACTGACGAGAACAATATCGAGCTCGGCGAGTTCGGCTCTTCGATGTTGGTTCCAAGAGTGGCTTATGCTAGAAGGCTCAGTGAGAACCTTTCTGCTGGTGTGGCGGTCAAGCTCATTTATCAGTCTATAGACACCTTCAACAGCTACGGTATGGCACTGGATGTAGGCGGGAGTTATGCGCCGACTGAGGTACCATACTCTTTTGCTGTGGTGGTCCAGAATTTGGGCCAGCAGCTAAAGGCTTTCGTCGAGGAGAAAGACCTTCCTCCGATTACCGCAAAGGTTGGGGGAGTATACAGGCATAGAGAAGCACCTTTTCTAGTCGGACTGGATGCAGGGAAATCAATTGACAGTGATATCTTCTTCTCCTTGGGTGCGGAATACTGGGTGAATGAGATGTTGGGATTGAGGTTTGGATATTACTCATTGGGGCGGGACCTCCACTCAGGCTCTGACGCGGACATACTTGGAGGCCTATCTTTCGGCCTCGGCTTGAAGTGGAAGAAATATGATTTGGACTACGCCCTTGTCCCCAAAGTAGATTTTGGTTATGTGCACAGGCTCTCAATCTCGTTAGATATGTGA